One region of Thiomonas intermedia genomic DNA includes:
- a CDS encoding DUF4390 domain-containing protein encodes MKAARPTPDLLRRKLLRSGLALAAGASLISQAKATTVDTEPLMLTMSPEGLFVTTAAVFALPRSLEDVLSRGIALYFETVATVVRPRWYWFNEDIALARREVRLAYQPLLQRYRVSVGGLQQNYDSLDEALGVVQRTRHLRVAEPSQLVAGQSYQLDARFRLDLSQLPRPFQLNVSSQSDWKIEATFQPQPFVWTP; translated from the coding sequence GTGAAAGCCGCCCGCCCCACTCCAGACCTCCTGCGCCGCAAGCTGCTGCGCAGTGGCCTGGCGCTGGCCGCGGGAGCGAGCCTGATCTCGCAGGCCAAGGCCACCACGGTGGATACGGAACCGCTGATGCTGACCATGAGCCCGGAGGGTTTGTTCGTCACCACGGCCGCGGTGTTTGCCTTGCCGCGCAGCCTCGAAGACGTGCTCAGCCGAGGCATCGCGCTTTACTTCGAAACCGTGGCCACGGTGGTCCGCCCGCGCTGGTACTGGTTCAACGAAGACATCGCCCTGGCCAGACGCGAAGTGCGGCTGGCCTATCAGCCGCTGCTGCAGCGCTACCGCGTCTCCGTGGGCGGCCTGCAGCAGAACTATGACAGCCTCGACGAAGCACTGGGCGTGGTGCAGCGCACCCGGCATCTGCGCGTGGCCGAGCCCTCGCAACTGGTGGCGGGTCAGTCCTACCAGCTCGATGCCCGGTTCAGACTCGACCTGTCGCAACTGCCACGGCCGTTCCAGCTCAACGTCTCGTCGCAGTCAGACTGGAAGATCGAAGCCACCTTCCAGCCTCAACCCTTCGTCTGGACGCCATGA
- a CDS encoding DsrE family protein encodes MNPRDRIKWLGAGLVGLGGARLAQAQTQGPVSAKAISNEPWKVAMQISDSLEQAYEGLINIQNVLELDPKMQFIVVGYGKAIHFLLNGAKTPQGALFSGMIGDLANQGVQFKACNNTLTFLKIPQSQLVLEATLVPAGVYELVKLQSEGWYYIKP; translated from the coding sequence ATGAATCCACGTGACCGCATCAAATGGCTCGGTGCCGGGCTGGTCGGGCTTGGCGGTGCCCGTCTGGCGCAGGCGCAGACCCAAGGCCCCGTGTCGGCGAAGGCGATCTCGAACGAGCCGTGGAAGGTCGCGATGCAGATCAGCGACAGTCTGGAACAGGCCTACGAGGGTTTGATCAATATCCAGAACGTTCTGGAGCTCGATCCGAAGATGCAGTTCATCGTGGTGGGCTATGGCAAGGCCATCCACTTTCTGCTCAACGGCGCCAAGACGCCACAAGGCGCCTTGTTCTCCGGCATGATCGGCGACCTGGCCAATCAGGGCGTGCAGTTCAAGGCCTGCAACAACACCCTCACCTTCCTGAAGATCCCACAAAGTCAGCTGGTGCTCGAAGCCACCCTGGTTCCCGCCGGCGTCTACGAGCTGGTGAAACTGCAATCCGAAGGCTGGTACTACATCAAGCCCTGA
- a CDS encoding response regulator, with product MASILVVDDEMGIRELLSEILNDEGHSVALAENAAQARQLRAQAQPDLVLLDIWMPDTDGVTLLKEWSSSGQLTMPVIMMSGHGTIDHAVEATRIGAMAFLEKPIALQKLLQSVSQALTKPVARQAGGASLAPPAVAPAGSAAPALPPQPAALPAERAFLLDRPLREARDEFERAYFEFHLARENGSMTRVAEKTGLERTHLYRKIKQLGVDLGRGMRSRNEPASPQDDEAITPLGPAAE from the coding sequence ATGGCAAGCATTTTGGTGGTGGATGATGAGATGGGGATTCGTGAGCTGCTCTCCGAAATCCTCAATGACGAAGGGCACAGCGTGGCACTGGCCGAAAACGCCGCGCAGGCCCGGCAGCTGCGTGCCCAGGCCCAGCCCGACCTCGTGCTGCTCGACATCTGGATGCCCGACACCGATGGCGTCACCCTGCTCAAGGAATGGTCCAGCAGTGGCCAGCTCACCATGCCCGTCATCATGATGTCCGGCCATGGCACCATCGACCATGCCGTCGAAGCCACCCGCATCGGCGCGATGGCCTTTCTCGAAAAGCCCATCGCCCTGCAAAAGCTCTTGCAATCGGTTTCACAAGCCCTGACCAAGCCCGTGGCTCGCCAGGCGGGTGGCGCAAGCCTCGCACCCCCGGCGGTCGCCCCGGCAGGCTCCGCCGCGCCGGCACTGCCCCCGCAACCCGCGGCACTGCCTGCCGAGCGCGCCTTTCTGCTCGACCGCCCCTTGCGCGAGGCCCGAGACGAGTTCGAGCGCGCCTACTTCGAGTTTCACCTGGCCCGCGAGAACGGCAGCATGACCCGCGTGGCCGAGAAGACCGGGCTTGAGCGCACCCATCTCTACCGCAAGATCAAGCAACTCGGCGTCGACCTGGGCCGTGGCATGCGCAGCCGCAACGAGCCTGCATCCCCGCAAGACGACGAAGCCATCACCCCTCTCGGGCCTGCTGCTGAGTGA
- the rsmB gene encoding 16S rRNA (cytosine(967)-C(5))-methyltransferase RsmB, producing the protein MTSPSSSPTPKPHQRPLWRDLLASAQLIGAVQSGASLATALPQAAARGKWDAGQRGAAQAMSFTVLRHLGTARAVLAELHPRSVHPPLLRDVLLTALVLLLPDTPLQYSAHTVVNQAVEACKRTPALRHAEGFANALMRRFSAQAKATSPASEAIEARWNHPAWWVESLQTAYPGDWQRLLAVAQRQPSMTLRVNTRRIARDTYQAALQQHGMLGATPDEAALDQALVLSHAVAVERLPGFDAGWVSVQDAAAQYAAGLLDVQPGQRVLDACAAPGGKTAHLLERCDCDVLALDKDAQRLRRVEDTLQRLGLHARTLAADASTPSAWWDGQGFDRILLDAPCSASGIARRHPDIRWLRRAADIPALAATQTALLDALWPLLQPGGKLLYVTCSVFPQEGVDQAQAFLARHADAIASPAPGQLLPQEPDPDSTEQSSGPHAAGHSQDGFFYALFTKAS; encoded by the coding sequence GTGACTTCCCCATCCTCCAGCCCCACCCCCAAACCGCACCAGCGTCCCCTGTGGCGCGATCTCCTGGCCAGCGCGCAGTTGATCGGGGCCGTTCAATCCGGTGCATCGCTCGCCACCGCCTTGCCGCAGGCGGCGGCCCGCGGCAAATGGGATGCGGGCCAGCGCGGCGCGGCGCAGGCCATGAGTTTTACCGTGCTGCGCCACCTGGGCACGGCGCGAGCCGTGCTGGCCGAACTCCACCCCCGCAGTGTTCATCCGCCCTTGCTGCGCGATGTGCTGCTGACGGCCCTGGTGCTACTTCTTCCCGATACGCCGCTTCAATACTCGGCGCACACCGTGGTCAATCAGGCGGTCGAGGCCTGCAAGCGCACACCGGCACTGCGGCATGCCGAAGGATTTGCCAACGCCTTGATGCGCCGTTTTTCTGCCCAGGCCAAGGCGACATCGCCAGCGAGCGAGGCGATCGAGGCCCGGTGGAATCACCCGGCGTGGTGGGTCGAATCGCTGCAGACAGCCTATCCGGGCGACTGGCAGCGCCTGCTTGCCGTCGCCCAGCGCCAGCCGTCCATGACCCTGCGAGTCAACACCCGGCGCATCGCCCGCGACACCTATCAGGCCGCGCTCCAGCAACACGGCATGCTCGGCGCGACGCCCGATGAGGCCGCGCTCGACCAGGCCCTCGTGCTGAGCCACGCCGTGGCGGTCGAACGGCTTCCCGGCTTCGATGCCGGCTGGGTCAGCGTGCAGGACGCTGCCGCGCAATACGCCGCGGGCCTGCTCGACGTGCAGCCCGGCCAGCGCGTGCTCGACGCCTGCGCCGCCCCAGGCGGCAAGACCGCCCACCTGCTCGAGCGCTGCGACTGCGACGTGCTCGCGCTCGACAAGGACGCGCAGCGGCTGCGCCGCGTCGAGGACACCCTGCAACGCCTGGGGCTTCACGCTCGCACCCTTGCGGCCGACGCCTCCACCCCTTCGGCCTGGTGGGACGGCCAGGGCTTCGACCGCATCCTGCTCGACGCGCCTTGCAGCGCCTCGGGCATCGCCCGCCGCCACCCCGACATCCGCTGGCTGCGGCGCGCCGCCGACATTCCGGCCCTGGCCGCCACCCAGACCGCCCTCCTCGATGCGCTCTGGCCGCTGCTGCAACCCGGCGGCAAGTTGCTGTACGTCACTTGTTCGGTGTTTCCCCAGGAGGGCGTGGACCAGGCCCAGGCCTTCCTCGCCAGGCACGCGGATGCGATAGCATCGCCCGCGCCGGGGCAGTTGTTGCCACAGGAACCCGATCCCGATTCGACCGAGCAGAGCAGCGGCCCCCACGCCGCAGGTCATTCGCAAGACGGCTTCTTCTACGCCCTGTTCACCAAAGCCTCGTGA
- a CDS encoding TsoY family (seleno)protein — MLVNNLRERYSPMYFLAALGAGGLAVSFFIYPMFLLPHPDTPMVTFNHLWPILTSGDNPLLSALVGIDLAVIALFSILHFWLLAWNLREFRLFRQTEAYQKLLSSNAEISLMAVPLTLAMTINVAFVLGAVFVPNLWSVVEWMYPGAIAAFLAVGIYALRILGAYFTRLFVHAQFDFAENNSLAPMVSIFALAMIAVGLAAPGAMSHHREINAIAMVLSVFFASAAILLLVIKVVLGFDAILRHGIAPQAAGSLWILIPILTLLGITWVRWSMGLSHQFGNPHHPTDLLLFTSVIVSMQVLFGMIGYAVMKKLNYFADYAGGAKSNAGAFALICPGVAFFVFGMFFLNFGLVMPKLVGVGSWVYFLLMSPLVLVQFKTLQVYFRLFGKLLLKPGPHLAAA, encoded by the coding sequence ATGCTGGTCAACAACCTTCGAGAGCGTTATTCCCCGATGTACTTCCTGGCCGCGTTGGGCGCAGGCGGGCTTGCGGTGTCGTTTTTCATCTATCCCATGTTTCTGCTGCCCCATCCGGATACGCCGATGGTGACGTTCAACCATCTGTGGCCGATCTTGACGTCGGGGGACAACCCGCTGCTGTCCGCGCTCGTCGGGATCGATCTGGCGGTGATTGCGCTGTTCTCGATCCTGCACTTCTGGCTGCTGGCCTGGAATCTGCGGGAGTTCAGGTTGTTCCGCCAGACGGAGGCCTATCAGAAGCTGCTGTCTTCCAATGCCGAAATCAGCCTGATGGCGGTGCCGCTCACCCTGGCCATGACCATCAATGTGGCCTTCGTGCTGGGCGCGGTGTTCGTGCCCAATCTCTGGAGTGTGGTCGAGTGGATGTATCCCGGTGCGATCGCGGCCTTCCTCGCGGTCGGCATCTACGCGCTGCGCATTCTGGGGGCCTATTTCACCCGCCTGTTCGTGCACGCGCAGTTCGATTTCGCCGAGAACAACTCGCTCGCCCCGATGGTGTCGATCTTCGCGCTGGCCATGATTGCCGTGGGTCTTGCCGCGCCGGGCGCCATGAGCCACCACCGCGAAATCAACGCCATCGCCATGGTGTTGTCGGTCTTCTTCGCCAGCGCGGCCATCCTGCTGCTGGTCATCAAGGTCGTGCTGGGTTTTGACGCCATTTTGCGTCATGGCATCGCGCCGCAGGCAGCGGGCAGTCTGTGGATCCTGATCCCCATCCTCACCCTGCTCGGCATTACCTGGGTGCGCTGGTCCATGGGGCTGTCGCATCAGTTCGGCAACCCACATCACCCCACCGATCTGCTGCTGTTTACCTCGGTGATCGTGTCGATGCAGGTGCTGTTCGGCATGATCGGCTACGCGGTCATGAAGAAGCTCAACTACTTTGCCGACTATGCCGGCGGTGCCAAGAGCAATGCCGGGGCCTTCGCGCTGATCTGCCCGGGCGTGGCGTTCTTCGTCTTCGGCATGTTCTTCCTCAACTTCGGGCTGGTCATGCCCAAGCTGGTCGGTGTGGGGTCGTGGGTGTATTTCCTGCTCATGTCGCCGCTGGTGCTCGTGCAGTTCAAGACCCTTCAGGTCTACTTCCGCCTGTTCGGCAAGCTGCTGCTCAAGCCCGGCCCCCACCTGGCCGCGGCCTGA
- a CDS encoding sensor histidine kinase, with product MTRPSGNAWDSRTSRWAMRLALALGLPLAVFLVFLLAVSTDNTAQPSPFFGWLYWINFVVAGLLLLLVVALGLRLGWRLHKRRFGSRLLFKLAAVFALVGVLPGVVIYTVSYQFVARSIETWFDVKVEGALNAGLNLGRTTLNVLQNDLQTKARNLSVQIAEDPTLLSPLAMEQLRQQLGLQQITVFDGNGTVLVTAGGNPFSLIPDLPGPSSMRQLRTMGSISDIEGGDDGSGQTPQKLKLRVVVGLPTRNFVLPGHGRYLQLIQDVPQAISSSALEVQRAYGEYQERALGREGLKRMYISTLTLTLFLAVFLAVLLAVVLGNQLAKPLLLLADGMKAVAEGDLRQKPHFQRNDELGVLVRSFNAMTNQLAEARAQVQFNHDALEASRAYLQSVLDNLSAGVLVLGGDQRLALANPSATRLLRAPLQGLIGQPLSQHPSLQPLAQTIAEAFASLDEQDASAPSPHWLQQIDYTFPGSDATITLLARGARLALPGQPASVVVFDDITEVISAQRSIAWAEVARRLAHEIKNPLTPIQLSAERLQMKLSGKLEGADRDMLQRSTTTIVNQVQAMQHMVNDFRDYARLPAGRPEAMNLNDLIRDVLNLYSSLPAKDGASPEEHPQVRADLAADLPDILGNATQLRQVIHNLLQNAIDAVAAQPERKVRLRTEILAAQPGAVPRIRLSVSDNGPGFSDKILHRAFEPYVTSKPRGTGLGLAVVKKIAEEHHARIEIQNLLAEGSVGGARVSLIFPGLAQQPPVHAPLQHA from the coding sequence ATGACCAGGCCGAGCGGCAATGCCTGGGACAGTCGCACCTCGCGCTGGGCCATGCGTCTGGCACTGGCCCTGGGCCTGCCGCTGGCCGTCTTCCTGGTCTTCCTGCTGGCGGTATCCACCGACAACACGGCGCAGCCCAGCCCGTTCTTCGGCTGGCTGTACTGGATCAACTTCGTCGTCGCCGGCCTTTTGCTGCTCCTCGTCGTCGCCCTGGGCCTGCGGCTGGGCTGGCGACTGCACAAGCGACGCTTCGGCAGCCGTCTGCTGTTCAAGCTCGCGGCGGTGTTCGCGCTGGTGGGCGTGCTGCCCGGCGTCGTCATCTACACCGTGTCCTATCAGTTCGTCGCCCGCAGCATCGAGACCTGGTTCGATGTGAAGGTCGAGGGTGCGCTCAACGCCGGCCTGAATCTGGGGCGCACCACACTCAACGTGCTGCAAAACGATCTGCAGACCAAGGCGCGCAATCTGTCGGTGCAGATCGCCGAAGACCCCACACTGCTGTCCCCGCTGGCCATGGAGCAATTGCGCCAGCAGCTCGGCCTGCAGCAGATCACGGTGTTCGATGGCAACGGCACGGTTCTGGTCACCGCGGGAGGCAATCCGTTTTCGCTGATCCCCGACCTGCCCGGACCGAGCAGCATGCGGCAACTGCGCACCATGGGATCGATTTCGGATATCGAGGGTGGCGACGACGGCTCAGGTCAGACGCCGCAGAAGCTGAAGCTGCGGGTCGTGGTCGGCCTGCCCACGCGCAACTTCGTCCTCCCCGGTCATGGGCGCTATCTGCAGCTCATCCAGGACGTGCCGCAAGCCATCTCCAGCAGCGCCCTCGAAGTCCAGCGCGCCTATGGCGAGTATCAGGAGCGCGCCCTGGGGCGTGAGGGCCTCAAGCGCATGTATATCTCAACCCTCACCCTGACCTTGTTCCTGGCCGTTTTCCTGGCGGTGCTGCTCGCGGTGGTTCTCGGCAATCAACTGGCCAAGCCACTGTTGCTGCTGGCCGATGGCATGAAGGCCGTAGCCGAAGGCGATCTGCGCCAAAAACCGCACTTCCAGCGCAACGACGAACTCGGCGTGCTGGTGCGCTCGTTCAATGCCATGACCAACCAGCTCGCCGAAGCCCGGGCGCAGGTGCAGTTCAACCACGACGCGCTCGAAGCTTCGCGCGCCTATCTGCAAAGCGTGCTCGACAACCTCAGCGCGGGCGTGCTGGTGCTGGGCGGCGACCAACGTCTGGCCCTTGCCAATCCAAGCGCCACGAGGCTACTGCGCGCCCCGCTGCAAGGCCTGATCGGCCAGCCCTTGAGCCAGCACCCCAGCCTTCAGCCCCTGGCGCAGACCATCGCCGAGGCCTTCGCCTCGCTCGACGAGCAGGACGCCTCCGCCCCAAGCCCGCACTGGCTGCAGCAGATCGACTACACCTTCCCTGGAAGCGATGCCACCATCACCCTGCTGGCGCGGGGCGCGAGGCTGGCCCTTCCTGGACAGCCGGCCTCGGTCGTCGTGTTCGACGACATCACCGAAGTCATCAGCGCGCAGCGTTCGATCGCCTGGGCCGAAGTGGCGCGGCGGCTGGCGCACGAGATCAAAAACCCGCTGACGCCCATCCAGCTCTCCGCCGAGCGCCTGCAGATGAAACTCTCGGGCAAGCTCGAAGGCGCCGACCGCGACATGCTCCAGCGCAGCACCACGACCATCGTCAACCAGGTGCAGGCCATGCAGCACATGGTCAACGACTTCCGCGATTACGCGCGGCTGCCGGCCGGCAGGCCCGAGGCCATGAACCTCAATGACCTCATCCGCGACGTTCTCAATCTCTACAGCAGCCTGCCCGCGAAAGACGGCGCCAGCCCCGAGGAACATCCGCAGGTTCGGGCCGACCTCGCAGCCGATCTGCCCGACATCCTGGGCAACGCCACCCAACTGCGCCAGGTCATCCACAACCTGCTGCAAAACGCCATCGATGCCGTGGCCGCGCAGCCCGAGCGCAAAGTGCGCCTGCGTACCGAGATCCTGGCGGCCCAGCCGGGCGCCGTGCCCCGCATTCGCCTGAGCGTGAGCGACAACGGGCCGGGCTTCAGCGACAAGATCCTGCACCGCGCCTTCGAGCCCTACGTCACCAGCAAGCCGCGCGGCACCGGCCTGGGCTTGGCCGTGGTGAAAAAGATCGCGGAGGAACATCATGCCCGCATCGAGATTCAGAACCTGCTGGCAGAGGGGTCGGTTGGCGGCGCACGCGTATCCCTTATATTCCCGGGACTGGCGCAACAGCCTCCTGTGCACGCGCCCTTGCAGCATGCATGA
- a CDS encoding DsrE family protein produces the protein MENTTNRRKALAAATVGAAALMASTTARAQGRADKEGPVKVVYHVTQGDAQGSRCLGNVRNHLAADPTAKIVVVGNGAGIDFMLNGAVDGKGAEFAGLVGGLASQGVSFRVCNNTLTTRKISKDRVLLDATIVPSGVAEAANLQYREGFAYICP, from the coding sequence ATGGAAAACACCACCAACCGCCGCAAGGCCCTGGCCGCAGCCACCGTTGGCGCTGCGGCGCTCATGGCCAGCACCACCGCACGGGCGCAAGGCCGCGCAGACAAGGAAGGTCCCGTGAAAGTTGTTTATCACGTCACCCAAGGCGATGCGCAAGGCTCGCGCTGTCTGGGCAATGTGCGCAATCATCTCGCCGCCGACCCCACGGCGAAGATCGTCGTTGTCGGCAATGGGGCCGGCATTGATTTCATGCTCAATGGCGCGGTGGACGGCAAGGGTGCCGAGTTCGCCGGGCTGGTCGGCGGACTGGCCTCGCAGGGGGTTTCGTTCCGAGTGTGCAACAACACCCTGACTACGCGCAAGATTTCCAAGGACCGCGTGCTGCTCGATGCCACCATCGTCCCCTCCGGCGTGGCCGAGGCCGCCAATCTGCAGTATCGCGAAGGCTTCGCCTACATCTGCCCTTGA
- a CDS encoding NAD(P)/FAD-dependent oxidoreductase, which produces MQSRRNFLAGATTVGALGLAPALSGCASTTRNAAGKGKVVIVGAGYGGSTAAKYIRDWSGNTIEVTVVEPGDDFVSCPVSNLVIAGAKSMQDITTSYDALRGRHGVTWIKSMVESIDPAARTVKLANGDSLKYDKLVVSPGIDLMYDTVKGLKAANESGKILISMKAGPETVALRKQIEAMPDGGVFALTVPKAPYRCPPGPYERASLVAAYFKKHKPKSKVIIFDANDKVQSKEPLFKKAWAEMYGGMVEYVPDHNVVGVNTQTMEAEFEVDAPVKADVLNIIPMQRAGVIAQRTGLSNMNGRWCAVDYRTFESTVHKDIHVLGDSIQISPLMPKSGHMANQQAKVAAAAIVSMLYDQPINPSPVVMNTCYSMVSFHQAIHVATVHQYSEKDKTFLTVPGSGGISAGLSDVEAHYAEAWATNIWRDTLS; this is translated from the coding sequence ATGCAATCACGTCGCAACTTTCTTGCAGGCGCCACCACCGTGGGCGCCCTCGGCCTCGCACCCGCCCTCTCCGGCTGCGCCAGCACCACGCGCAACGCGGCGGGCAAAGGCAAGGTCGTCATCGTCGGCGCCGGTTACGGTGGATCGACCGCCGCCAAATACATCCGCGACTGGTCGGGCAACACCATCGAGGTCACGGTCGTGGAGCCGGGCGATGACTTCGTCTCCTGCCCGGTATCCAATCTGGTCATCGCGGGCGCCAAGTCCATGCAGGACATCACCACCTCCTACGACGCGCTGCGCGGCCGACACGGCGTGACATGGATCAAGAGCATGGTGGAGAGCATCGACCCGGCCGCGCGCACCGTGAAGCTCGCCAACGGCGACAGCCTGAAGTACGACAAGCTCGTGGTCTCGCCCGGCATCGACCTGATGTACGACACCGTCAAGGGGCTGAAGGCCGCGAATGAATCCGGCAAGATCCTCATCTCGATGAAGGCCGGCCCCGAGACCGTGGCGCTGCGCAAGCAGATCGAAGCCATGCCCGACGGCGGCGTGTTCGCGCTGACGGTGCCGAAGGCGCCCTACCGCTGCCCCCCCGGGCCGTACGAGCGTGCCTCGCTGGTGGCTGCCTACTTCAAGAAACACAAGCCCAAGTCCAAGGTCATCATCTTCGACGCCAACGACAAGGTGCAGTCCAAGGAGCCGCTGTTCAAGAAGGCCTGGGCCGAGATGTACGGCGGCATGGTGGAGTATGTGCCCGACCACAATGTGGTGGGCGTGAACACGCAGACCATGGAGGCCGAATTCGAGGTTGACGCCCCGGTGAAAGCCGACGTGCTCAACATCATTCCCATGCAGCGCGCCGGCGTCATTGCCCAGCGCACCGGTCTGTCCAATATGAATGGACGCTGGTGTGCGGTGGACTACCGCACCTTTGAGTCGACGGTCCACAAGGACATCCACGTGCTGGGCGACTCGATCCAGATCTCGCCGCTGATGCCCAAGTCGGGTCACATGGCCAACCAGCAGGCCAAGGTGGCGGCAGCCGCCATCGTGTCCATGCTTTACGACCAGCCGATCAACCCCAGCCCGGTGGTGATGAACACCTGCTACAGCATGGTGAGCTTCCATCAGGCCATCCACGTGGCCACGGTGCACCAGTACAGCGAAAAGGACAAGACCTTCCTCACGGTGCCGGGCTCGGGCGGCATCTCGGCCGGCCTGTCCGACGTCGAGGCGCACTACGCCGAGGCCTGGGCCACCAACATCTGGCGCGACACCCTGTCCTGA
- a CDS encoding c-type cytochrome, which translates to MLRKLLLTSLLCATGAAHAGTSLVTPAQSLAATCFNCHGPHGVSTASIPSLAGRSAASIVDAMAEYKSGKRTGTIMPQIAKGYTEAQIQLIATYFAQQKP; encoded by the coding sequence ATGTTGCGCAAACTTCTGCTGACGTCCCTGCTCTGCGCCACAGGCGCGGCGCATGCGGGCACTTCCCTGGTGACGCCGGCCCAGTCGCTGGCCGCCACCTGCTTCAACTGCCACGGGCCGCACGGCGTGTCCACCGCCTCCATCCCCTCCCTGGCCGGGCGTAGTGCCGCCTCCATCGTGGACGCCATGGCCGAATACAAGTCGGGCAAGCGCACCGGCACCATCATGCCGCAGATCGCCAAGGGCTACACCGAGGCCCAGATCCAGTTGATCGCCACCTATTTCGCCCAGCAGAAACCGTAA
- a CDS encoding amidase, translating to MSPTDLPNFSTAPPDALETAARIRHGELSAEGALLDALARCDAVNPRIYAVSGDLRAYAQGRLTQLGASSAPFAGVPFLLKDLGMDLAGCATSQGNAWLARMPAGQTDAVVRRWEQAGLVIFGRTNAPELGLKAITEPLAFGPTRNPWSLEHTPGGSSGGAAAAVAAGIVPVAAASDGGGSIRIPAAYCGLFGLKPSRGRVSCAPQFDEQWEGAVSVHAISRSVRDSAALLDVLAGAEPGDPFVVAPPARPYAQEAHPPAGRLRIALSTTSPIGGAVDAAWSQAAADCGQLLQSLGHHVEWVDPVGDGMQLARDYLTMYFGQVAGQLQYWKGRGVPASAFETDTQALALIGRSLSAGDYALSRARWNAPMRALGALFARFDLYLTPTCAQPPARIGELATPDWQRTALGAILRFGLGGVLRRSGLVERLAFENLHRTPFTQLANLTGTPAMSVPWGLDAHGLPVGVQCAAAWGREDLLLQVASELEQAHPWAHWRPPIFAA from the coding sequence ATGAGCCCCACTGACCTCCCCAATTTCTCGACCGCCCCGCCCGACGCGCTGGAGACGGCCGCGCGCATCCGGCACGGCGAGCTGAGTGCGGAAGGCGCCTTGCTGGACGCGCTGGCGCGGTGCGATGCGGTCAACCCGCGCATCTATGCGGTCAGCGGCGATTTGCGCGCCTACGCACAGGGTCGCCTGACGCAGCTCGGCGCTTCAAGCGCGCCCTTTGCTGGTGTGCCGTTTCTGCTCAAGGATCTGGGTATGGATCTGGCCGGATGCGCCACCAGCCAGGGCAACGCCTGGCTGGCGCGCATGCCTGCGGGACAGACCGATGCGGTCGTGCGGCGTTGGGAGCAGGCGGGCCTGGTGATTTTCGGCCGCACCAATGCGCCCGAGCTGGGATTGAAAGCCATCACCGAGCCGCTCGCCTTCGGGCCCACGCGCAACCCGTGGAGTCTGGAGCACACGCCGGGCGGCTCCTCAGGTGGCGCGGCGGCGGCCGTGGCGGCAGGCATCGTGCCGGTGGCGGCGGCCAGCGACGGAGGCGGCTCGATTCGCATTCCGGCGGCGTACTGCGGCCTGTTCGGTCTGAAACCTTCGCGAGGCCGGGTGAGCTGCGCACCGCAGTTCGACGAGCAGTGGGAGGGCGCGGTCAGTGTCCATGCGATCTCGCGTTCGGTCCGCGACAGCGCCGCCCTGCTCGATGTGCTCGCTGGCGCCGAGCCCGGCGACCCATTTGTCGTTGCGCCGCCCGCTCGCCCCTATGCGCAGGAGGCGCATCCGCCTGCCGGGCGGCTGCGCATCGCGCTGAGCACGACCTCGCCCATCGGCGGCGCGGTCGACGCGGCGTGGTCGCAAGCCGCGGCCGATTGCGGACAGCTTCTGCAATCGCTCGGCCATCACGTCGAGTGGGTCGATCCGGTGGGCGATGGCATGCAGCTGGCGCGCGATTACCTCACGATGTACTTCGGCCAGGTTGCCGGCCAATTGCAGTACTGGAAGGGGCGGGGCGTGCCCGCCTCGGCCTTTGAGACCGACACTCAGGCCCTGGCGCTCATTGGCCGCAGCCTCTCGGCCGGGGACTACGCCCTTTCCCGAGCTCGCTGGAACGCCCCGATGCGGGCGCTGGGCGCCTTGTTCGCGCGCTTCGATCTGTATCTCACCCCGACCTGTGCGCAACCGCCCGCCCGCATCGGCGAGCTGGCCACGCCAGACTGGCAGCGCACCGCGCTGGGCGCCATTCTGCGATTCGGCCTGGGCGGGGTGTTGCGCCGCAGTGGCCTGGTGGAGCGTCTGGCGTTCGAGAATCTGCATCGCACGCCATTCACCCAGTTGGCCAATCTCACAGGCACGCCGGCCATGTCGGTGCCCTGGGGTCTGGATGCGCACGGCTTGCCTGTCGGCGTTCAATGTGCCGCCGCCTGGGGCCGGGAAGATTTGCTGCTGCAGGTCGCCAGCGAACTGGAGCAGGCGCATCCCTGGGCGCATTGGCGCCCGCCCATCTTCGCAGCATGA